In Ruminococcaceae bacterium BL-4, one DNA window encodes the following:
- a CDS encoding Sensor histidine kinase, whose amino-acid sequence MKQRLHTLLDKFGHLLKKRSLQFTLSLTFTLVAIAGMIVVTLTLSSRFTKANEKMISEDNQRVLSGINLNLDNYLHNIMRVSDSMYYRVIKSVNLDTASDMDTVNKDMALFYNTYSDLLVSVSLFSDNGTVLSSEPLQQLKSNVNVKDQNWFQSAKKKIENVHFSVPHVQNLFVDSNDPYRWVVSLSRSVEFTRSGSIYHGVLLVDMNFSGIEQICKNADLGESGYIYLISNDGEIIYHPRQQLIYSNLIHENNSAAATYSDGNHTEIFENEERMVSVKTVGYTGWKIVGVVPIKDITANYTELQTYIWFFAFFTIFLLASANLFLSSRIANPIKELEQSVRELEKGNLSAPISIGGSYEVRHLGSALRSMAEQMRKLMDDIVAEQESKRKSEMDALQAQINPHFLYNTLDSIVWMIENEHYDGAIEMVTALAKLFRISLSKGKTVISVKDELEHVRNYLTIQKTRYKNKFIYTMEAQPEVLSCATIKLIVQPLVENAIYHGMEFMDGDGEIHIRAYQKEKDLFIDVVDNGPGMPPEQAESLLLESPQKPKAGKGSGVGLRNVNERIQLYFGKEYGLKILSQPDEGTLARIHLPVKTIAEVTGKGGDPI is encoded by the coding sequence ATGAAGCAGCGTCTACATACTCTACTTGATAAATTTGGACATCTTTTAAAAAAGCGAAGCCTGCAGTTCACACTCTCGCTCACTTTTACTTTGGTTGCAATTGCAGGCATGATCGTCGTTACGCTAACACTCTCTTCCCGCTTTACAAAAGCCAACGAAAAAATGATCTCTGAAGACAATCAGCGAGTTTTAAGCGGAATCAACCTAAATCTTGATAATTATCTGCACAACATTATGCGTGTTTCTGATTCCATGTACTACCGCGTCATCAAAAGTGTAAATTTGGATACTGCTTCCGATATGGACACCGTCAATAAGGACATGGCGCTTTTCTACAACACTTACAGTGATCTTCTGGTCTCAGTCTCTCTTTTTTCAGATAACGGCACCGTTTTATCCTCCGAACCGCTGCAGCAATTAAAGAGCAACGTTAACGTAAAAGATCAGAATTGGTTTCAAAGTGCTAAGAAAAAAATTGAAAATGTACATTTTTCGGTGCCGCATGTACAGAATCTTTTTGTGGATTCGAATGACCCTTATCGATGGGTTGTCTCTCTTAGCCGCTCGGTAGAATTCACCCGCAGCGGTTCTATTTACCATGGTGTTCTTCTAGTCGACATGAATTTCAGCGGAATTGAACAGATCTGCAAAAATGCAGATTTAGGAGAATCAGGCTATATTTATTTAATCAGCAATGACGGCGAAATCATCTATCATCCCCGTCAGCAGTTGATTTATTCCAACCTAATTCACGAAAACAATTCGGCGGCTGCGACTTACAGTGACGGAAATCATACGGAAATCTTTGAAAATGAAGAGCGCATGGTCTCGGTAAAAACGGTTGGCTATACCGGCTGGAAAATCGTCGGCGTTGTTCCAATAAAAGATATCACTGCCAATTATACAGAGCTGCAAACTTATATCTGGTTCTTTGCATTCTTTACCATTTTTCTTTTGGCTTCTGCAAACTTGTTTTTATCCTCCAGAATTGCAAACCCAATTAAAGAATTGGAGCAATCTGTTCGAGAACTGGAAAAAGGAAATCTTTCTGCACCAATTTCTATCGGAGGTTCCTATGAAGTACGTCATTTAGGTTCTGCGCTTCGTTCCATGGCAGAACAGATGCGAAAACTGATGGACGACATCGTCGCCGAACAGGAAAGTAAACGTAAAAGTGAAATGGACGCGCTGCAGGCACAGATCAACCCGCACTTTCTTTACAATACCCTGGATTCTATTGTCTGGATGATCGAAAATGAACACTATGACGGTGCGATTGAAATGGTTACCGCACTTGCTAAACTATTCCGCATTAGTCTTTCCAAAGGAAAAACCGTGATTTCAGTAAAGGACGAACTGGAGCATGTACGTAATTACCTAACCATTCAAAAAACACGTTATAAAAATAAATTTATTTATACGATGGAAGCACAACCCGAAGTTCTTTCCTGTGCAACTATCAAACTGATCGTCCAGCCGCTTGTGGAAAATGCAATTTATCATGGCATGGAATTTATGGACGGCGACGGTGAAATTCATATTCGTGCTTACCAAAAAGAAAAAGATCTCTTTATTGACGTTGTGGATAATGGGCCAGGTATGCCCCCAGAGCAAGCAGAGTCACTCCTTCTAGAAAGCCCTCAAAAGCCAAAGGCAGGAAAAGGTTCCGGTGTTGGCTTAAGAAATGTCAACGAGCGTATTCAGCTCTATTTTGGAAAAGAGTATGGCTTAAAAATTCTAAGCCAACCGGACGAAGGGACACTGGCAAGGATTCATCTCCCCGTTAAAACTATCGCCGAAGTGACCGGAAAAGGGGGCGATCCCATTTGA
- a CDS encoding Galactose/methyl galactoside ABC transport system, D-galactose-binding periplasmic protein MglB (TC 3.A.1.2.3) gives MKFWKRTISLLIVAGLFLSICGCSDNKKSSQSIETIRIGIAAYRMDDAFISSLCDNMEQYAKKQESLLGKKIILTIADGKDNQSIQNDQVDNFINQAYNVICVNEVDRTVSAVIIDKAQRANIPIIFFNREPVQEDLQMWNKAYYVGTDAKQSGMLQGQMVLDALKRNPSIDKNGDGKLQYVMLEGEPVHQDSVLRTEYSVKSITDGGVPMEKLANASANWQRNQASSKMQQWLDSGLGDQIEVVISNNDDMALGAIEALKKKNLLHSNGGPLVVGIDAIEPALDAIRDGSLYGTIKNDADAQAETIVGMACILSADGDPSQSYPVTDGQYVRIPHSIITAQNLQTTTSSSLVG, from the coding sequence ATGAAATTCTGGAAACGTACCATTTCTTTACTGATTGTGGCCGGACTTTTTCTCTCTATCTGCGGCTGTTCAGACAATAAAAAATCATCTCAGTCCATCGAAACAATTCGAATTGGCATCGCTGCCTATCGTATGGATGACGCTTTTATTTCCTCACTCTGTGACAATATGGAACAGTATGCTAAAAAACAGGAGTCTCTTTTGGGAAAGAAAATTATTCTTACTATCGCGGATGGCAAAGACAATCAGTCCATTCAAAATGATCAGGTTGATAACTTTATCAACCAAGCCTACAACGTGATCTGTGTAAACGAAGTAGACCGCACAGTCTCGGCAGTCATTATCGATAAAGCTCAGCGGGCCAATATTCCGATTATCTTTTTTAACCGTGAACCGGTTCAAGAGGATCTGCAAATGTGGAATAAAGCCTATTATGTAGGCACCGACGCCAAACAGTCCGGCATGCTGCAGGGACAAATGGTTCTGGATGCACTTAAAAGGAACCCCTCTATCGACAAAAATGGGGATGGAAAGTTGCAGTATGTAATGCTGGAAGGGGAACCTGTTCATCAGGATTCCGTTTTGAGGACCGAGTATTCTGTAAAGTCCATCACAGACGGCGGAGTTCCTATGGAAAAACTTGCGAATGCTTCTGCAAACTGGCAGCGCAATCAGGCTTCTTCTAAGATGCAGCAATGGTTGGACAGTGGCTTAGGTGATCAGATCGAAGTCGTTATCTCCAATAACGATGATATGGCATTGGGCGCAATCGAAGCACTCAAAAAGAAAAATCTTTTGCATTCAAACGGTGGACCTTTGGTGGTAGGAATTGATGCGATTGAACCGGCTTTGGATGCCATTCGGGACGGATCTCTTTACGGAACCATTAAAAATGACGCCGACGCACAGGCCGAAACCATTGTCGGAATGGCTTGTATTCTTTCAGCCGACGGCGATCCTTCTCAGTCTTATCCGGTTACGGATGGCCAGTATGTACGTATTCCGCATTCCATTATAACCGCTCAAAATTTACAAACTACCACGTCCTCTTCTTTAGTTGGTTGA
- a CDS encoding DNA-binding response regulator: MSYYRIILADDEEEIREGIIRKIAWQSLGFEIAGAAENGLETLEMAERLHPDVILTDIRMPFMSGLEMAAKAAALLPSVKFIILSGYDDFEYAQKAIQLNVVEYLLKPVNAADLTKVLQRLKIRLDDESASRRDVETLRRHYEESLPVIKEQFFVSLLEGRVSKSRLQSQAKLFQLSTDRSCWAVGLIHADLNSHQTENNTPSALHGKEELVPISLLRTTEEILGSYCQFQSFLYSEDVALLFDFSEPGSTGIAVSRLNEICKRGESILGMRIFAGIGSPYSLSNLHFSYREAQNALDYGCIHGYSRANYIKDVEPNTSIQLQFGEEEERTVISAIKLGGENEIRQVLNYLFSKLEKQPLSMTQYQIYIMEVITTLMKITHDYAISPEDIFGKDMDFLNALSSLHTPAAMKSWLTEHCLTLSACIKRERVDSSKLLAQNAQQFIQEHYSNPSISVETLCSFLHVSPAYFSTVFKRETEQSFVSYLTDVRLQNALNLLDTTNDKTYMIAEKVGYTESNYFSYVFKKRFGVSPSKYRSNQEHPSNNRSAES; encoded by the coding sequence ATGTCGTATTATCGTATTATCCTCGCGGATGATGAGGAAGAGATCCGGGAAGGTATTATTCGGAAAATTGCGTGGCAGTCTCTTGGATTTGAGATCGCCGGCGCCGCAGAAAACGGACTGGAAACATTGGAAATGGCAGAACGACTGCATCCAGATGTTATTTTAACCGATATTCGTATGCCTTTTATGAGCGGATTAGAAATGGCTGCTAAAGCGGCAGCATTGCTTCCTTCTGTTAAATTTATTATTCTCTCCGGTTATGATGACTTTGAATACGCACAAAAAGCCATCCAGCTAAACGTAGTGGAATATCTTTTAAAGCCGGTAAACGCGGCCGATCTTACAAAAGTTTTACAGCGTTTAAAAATTCGTCTGGATGATGAATCCGCAAGCCGTCGAGATGTAGAAACACTGCGTCGTCATTATGAAGAGAGCCTTCCGGTGATTAAGGAGCAGTTTTTTGTAAGCCTTTTGGAAGGTCGCGTTTCAAAATCACGGCTTCAATCACAAGCAAAATTGTTTCAGCTTTCTACTGACCGCTCCTGCTGGGCAGTCGGTCTGATTCATGCTGACCTCAATTCTCACCAAACAGAAAACAATACTCCTTCTGCACTGCATGGAAAAGAGGAACTGGTCCCGATTTCGCTGCTGCGTACCACCGAGGAAATTTTAGGTTCCTATTGTCAATTTCAATCTTTCCTTTATTCTGAAGACGTAGCACTGCTCTTTGATTTTTCCGAACCTGGTTCCACCGGTATAGCCGTCAGCCGATTAAATGAAATCTGCAAAAGAGGGGAATCCATTCTGGGCATGCGAATTTTTGCCGGAATCGGGAGCCCCTACAGCCTTTCCAATCTTCATTTTTCTTATCGGGAAGCTCAAAATGCTTTAGATTATGGCTGTATTCACGGATACAGCCGTGCAAATTATATTAAGGACGTAGAACCCAACACTTCAATCCAACTGCAGTTTGGCGAAGAAGAAGAGCGCACTGTGATCAGTGCTATCAAGCTTGGCGGTGAAAATGAAATTCGTCAGGTACTCAACTATTTGTTTTCCAAACTGGAAAAGCAGCCTCTCTCTATGACACAGTATCAGATTTACATCATGGAGGTCATCACGACTCTCATGAAAATCACACACGATTATGCCATCTCTCCGGAAGATATTTTTGGAAAAGATATGGACTTTCTGAACGCGCTTTCTTCTCTGCATACACCTGCGGCTATGAAAAGCTGGCTAACGGAACATTGTTTAACACTCAGCGCCTGCATTAAGCGGGAACGTGTAGATTCTTCGAAGCTTCTGGCACAGAACGCTCAACAGTTTATTCAGGAGCATTATAGCAATCCATCCATTTCCGTTGAAACGCTTTGTTCTTTTCTGCATGTGAGTCCCGCTTATTTTTCAACGGTTTTTAAGCGCGAAACAGAACAGAGTTTTGTCTCCTACTTAACAGATGTCCGACTCCAAAACGCGCTCAATCTTCTTGATACAACTAACGATAAGACCTATATGATTGCAGAAAAAGTCGGCTATACAGAGTCCAACTATTTCAGCTATGTTTTTAAAAAACGGTTTGGCGTTTCGCCTTCCAAGTATCGTTCTAATCAAGAACATCCTTCGAATAATCGGAGCGCTGAATCATGA
- the opuAA gene encoding L-proline betaine and betonicine ABC transporter (ATP-binding protein) (Evidence 2a : Function from experimental evidences in other organisms; PubMedId : 7622480, 16225868, 16645306, 25012968; Product type t : transporter), translating into MADNNLEFLGTHTEEDPNQENMIRVSHLTKLYGVNKQEAAKLAEAGAEKDEIFEKTGVTLALWDVSFSVKKNSIFVIIGLSGSGKSTLVRTLNMLHKPTSGEVIFEDSKIDQFGKNDLLHYRRDKISMVFQNFGLMSHRDVMGNVAYGLEVKGVPRIERERKAAEMIEMVGLKGLEHSSINDLSGGMKQRVGIARALANDPEVLLMDEPFSALDPLVRKDMQFELLSIQRKLKKTVIFITHDIDEAFKLGDQIAIMRDGRLIQVGTPEEMSAHPADDYVREFIGSADKTKVLTVKHIMMTPSCVVRLKDSPQFAIQEMKRNGTSTAYVVDHEIKLQGIVNIEGAVRSSRERLSLAEVQLHDVETTTPDTLISDVMPVAAKAKYPLAVLGEDGRLLGIVTKASVLSSML; encoded by the coding sequence ATGGCAGATAATAATTTAGAATTTTTGGGAACTCATACGGAAGAAGATCCAAACCAAGAAAACATGATTCGGGTTAGCCATCTGACAAAACTCTATGGAGTGAATAAGCAGGAAGCTGCCAAACTGGCGGAAGCTGGCGCCGAAAAAGATGAAATCTTTGAAAAAACTGGTGTGACGCTGGCTTTGTGGGACGTTAGCTTTTCGGTCAAAAAGAACAGTATTTTTGTCATTATCGGCCTATCTGGATCCGGAAAATCTACACTGGTCAGAACGCTCAATATGCTTCATAAGCCTACTTCCGGTGAAGTGATTTTTGAGGACAGTAAAATTGATCAGTTTGGAAAAAATGATTTGCTTCATTATCGTCGGGATAAAATTTCGATGGTTTTTCAAAATTTTGGTCTGATGTCACACCGGGATGTGATGGGAAACGTTGCCTATGGATTGGAAGTGAAAGGGGTCCCTCGGATAGAGAGAGAACGCAAAGCTGCCGAAATGATTGAAATGGTAGGCTTAAAAGGGCTGGAGCATTCCTCTATCAATGATCTTTCCGGCGGCATGAAACAGCGCGTGGGGATTGCTCGAGCACTTGCAAATGATCCGGAAGTCCTTCTGATGGACGAACCGTTTTCCGCTTTGGACCCATTAGTTCGAAAAGATATGCAATTTGAACTTTTATCGATTCAGCGCAAGCTTAAAAAGACGGTTATTTTTATCACGCACGATATTGATGAAGCATTTAAGCTTGGGGATCAGATTGCGATTATGCGTGATGGCCGGTTGATTCAGGTTGGAACACCGGAGGAAATGAGCGCTCATCCGGCAGATGACTATGTGCGCGAATTTATTGGCAGTGCCGATAAGACAAAAGTCCTTACGGTAAAGCATATCATGATGACGCCCTCTTGTGTTGTGCGGCTCAAGGACAGCCCGCAGTTTGCAATTCAGGAAATGAAAAGAAACGGAACTTCTACTGCATATGTGGTTGATCATGAAATTAAATTGCAGGGAATCGTTAATATCGAGGGTGCGGTCAGAAGCAGCCGAGAGCGTCTTTCTCTTGCGGAGGTACAGCTTCATGATGTAGAGACAACAACACCCGATACTTTGATTAGTGATGTTATGCCGGTAGCTGCTAAGGCAAAATATCCACTTGCGGTTTTAGGAGAAGACGGCAGACTTTTGGGAATTGTAACAAAGGCTTCTGTACTTTCTTCAATGTTGTAA
- a CDS encoding Peripla_BP_4 domain-containing protein, translated as MKKHRSLIVFSVILIFFLIFLAIISQGIRFSQTQPEIRKISFLAGGKKGETWSKMEQGITQAASDYKVELTPVYLSKENDAQEQIQMLEREVENGADAIVIAPVNSKDLEEPIRKASHSIPVVTIDSEIAGADDIPYIHCDNTALGETLSERMLNDPAKAEKPIALVNRNLSRTSCAERYQGSKSKLQEENVSFVEWALPEDSTEAYNQLLTLLRGSSVSKVTAFDSDTSELVAKAEQELSPSGVTSVQIFGVGSTRQVVSYLEDHVISALGVQNEFNIGYLGLQKAVNILNKQPLQNTVIDYSIVNGEDLYTKENQRLLFPFSQ; from the coding sequence TTGAAAAAGCATCGCAGTTTGATTGTCTTTTCAGTCATTCTTATCTTTTTTCTGATTTTTCTGGCCATTATTTCCCAAGGCATTCGTTTTTCTCAGACCCAACCGGAGATTCGAAAAATTTCTTTTCTTGCGGGTGGAAAAAAAGGAGAAACTTGGTCTAAAATGGAACAAGGAATTACGCAGGCGGCATCTGATTATAAAGTAGAACTCACTCCTGTTTATCTTTCCAAAGAGAATGACGCACAGGAACAAATTCAGATGCTGGAACGTGAAGTGGAAAATGGTGCAGATGCCATTGTGATTGCCCCCGTTAATTCGAAAGACCTAGAGGAGCCAATTCGAAAAGCTTCCCATTCGATTCCGGTCGTCACGATTGATTCCGAGATTGCAGGCGCTGACGATATTCCTTATATTCACTGTGATAATACTGCCTTAGGAGAAACGTTATCCGAGCGAATGCTGAATGATCCAGCAAAAGCTGAAAAACCGATTGCACTTGTAAACCGTAATCTTTCCAGGACCAGTTGTGCTGAACGTTATCAGGGGTCTAAATCAAAGCTGCAGGAAGAAAACGTTTCCTTTGTGGAATGGGCTCTCCCCGAAGATTCTACCGAAGCTTATAATCAACTGCTTACCCTTTTGCGCGGATCATCGGTGAGCAAAGTCACTGCGTTTGACAGTGACACATCTGAACTTGTCGCCAAAGCAGAACAAGAGCTATCCCCCTCCGGCGTTACCTCTGTACAAATTTTTGGCGTCGGCTCTACTCGTCAGGTAGTCTCCTATCTGGAAGATCATGTTATTTCTGCTCTGGGCGTTCAAAATGAATTTAACATCGGCTATCTGGGCCTACAGAAAGCCGTAAATATCTTAAATAAACAACCTTTACAGAACACAGTGATTGATTATTCCATTGTAAATGGAGAAGATCTTTATACAAAAGAAAATCAACGCCTGCTCTTTCCATTCTCTCAATAA
- a CDS encoding DtxR family transcriptional regulator gives MKIQESGENYLETILILQERTGNVHSVDIAREMNFSKPSVCRAVSVLRKAGHLTMAEDGQITLTSSGKKIADNIYARHRFLTNFLISIDVTPEVAAADACRIEHDISEETFARLQEHFLQK, from the coding sequence ATGAAAATTCAGGAATCCGGAGAAAACTATCTGGAAACCATCCTGATTCTTCAGGAACGTACCGGAAATGTTCACTCTGTCGATATTGCACGAGAGATGAATTTTTCAAAGCCAAGTGTCTGTAGAGCAGTTTCAGTTCTTCGAAAAGCAGGTCACTTGACAATGGCAGAAGACGGACAGATTACCCTAACCAGTTCCGGTAAAAAAATTGCAGATAATATTTATGCGCGGCATCGTTTTTTAACAAATTTTTTGATTTCTATCGACGTAACCCCAGAGGTTGCCGCAGCCGATGCCTGTCGAATTGAACATGATATCAGTGAAGAAACCTTTGCGCGTCTACAAGAACATTTTCTGCAGAAATAA